The Canis aureus isolate CA01 chromosome 11, VMU_Caureus_v.1.0, whole genome shotgun sequence genome has a segment encoding these proteins:
- the CSF2RB gene encoding cytokine receptor common subunit beta yields the protein MVLTQRLLPVILLTLFWGPSKAGAQVTTPLQTLSCYNDYRSHITCRWASTREAQQLINLTLYRRLNEDPPKPVSCDLSNDMALLSHPCPGCVPRRCVIPYEIFVIADKDYFSFRPDRPLGTQLTITLTQHVQAPAPKDLLIDTTGDRFLLTWSVALSGSQGHWLSNLEFEVAYKRLQDSWEEASTLHLNSSRAVLGPEHLVPSSTYVARVRTHLASNSGLSGRPSQWSPEVRWHSQTGDKAQPQNVQCFFDGAAVLSCSWEVWFEVTSSVSFTLFYKPSPSAGEEECSPVLKEELPSLFVLHRCQIPVPNPGNHSQYTVSVRPKEEEKFIKSSENIQMARPTLNVTKNRDGYTLHWMAKEMFYKHIGHTFQVQYKKDTVSWEKSVMEKLENAHSMSLPPLEPSTRYQARVRVKPTRGYDGVWSEWSEEHFWDTDWVLPMWVLVLILVIATLAFFPALRFCGMYGYRLNRKWEEKIPNPSKSHLFQNGSAGLWLPGTMLALASRSPPHKGLQGSHFPELDGMFPVNYRHSEVSPLTTEDPKDVCELPCEPDTTPATSDAYSGQAPGPQPGRSAAATGRPESQASGFDFNGPYLGLPRSHSLPDLVGPPAPPQAGGSQKPQPSGSLEYLCLPAGGQVQLVPLAQVMGQHQAKDAERNPAPGAEGNPSLESGAGLAPSVPRLMAGGQGPENSHSPKDGVLTALPAGSGGPEDGFLASGYVTTTDLALPLPTGLPSVPKAHPLGPPSDQNHSLNLGVAGGPPGASAHRKPEIEGYVDVPPTPDQCPKSPLVSPALPTASSPILNPGEPRAEVAPASPHPEGLLVLQQVGDYCFLPGLGSGPLSPQTKSSSPGPCPEIEDHDQVFQAKKALCQAIPQMPAIRHFKALKQQDYLSLPSWDVSRPEEVC from the exons GGACCCTCCAAAGCCAGTGTCCTGTGACCTCAGTAACGACATGGCCTTGTTAAGCCACCCTTGTCCTGGCTGTGTGCCCAGAAGATGTGTCATTCCCTACGAGATTTTTGTTATTGCTGACAAAGACTACTTCTCATTCCGACCGGACAGGCCTCTGGGGACCCAGCTCACCATTACTCTGACCCAGCATG TACAGGCTCCTGCACCCAAGGACCTCCTGATCGATACTACTGGGGACCGCTTCCTGCTGACCTGGAGTGTGGCCCTTTCAGGTTCCCAGGGCCACTGGCTGTCCAACCTGGAGTTTGAGGTGGCCTACAAGCGGCTTCAGGACTCCTGGGAG GAGGCCTCCACCCTCCACCTCAACTCCTCCCGGGCTGTCCTGGGGCCAGAGCACCTCGTTCCCAGCAGCACCTATGTGGCCCGAGTGCGCACCCATCTGGCCTCCAACTCGGGGCTCTCGGGGCGGCCCAGCCAGTGGAGCCCAGAGGTCCGCTGGCACTCACAGACAG GCGACAAGGCCCAGCCCCAGAACGTTCAGTGCTTCTTCGACGGGGCCGCCGTGCTCAGCTGCTCCTGGGAAGTGTGGTTTGAGGTGACCAGCTCAGTCTCCTTCACCCTCTTCTACAAGCCCAGCCCCAGTGCAGG GGAGGAAGAGTGCTCCCCAGTGCTGAAGGAGGAGCTCCCCAGCCTCTTTGTCCTGCACCGATGCCAGATTCCCGTGCCCAACCCCGGGAACCACAGCCAGTACACCGTCTCTGTGCGGCCCAAGGAGGAAGAGAAGTTCATCAAGAGCTCGGAAAACA TCCAGATGGCTCGCCCGACACTCAATGTGACCAAGAACAGAGACGGCTACACCCTGCACTGGATGGCAAAGGAGATGTTTTATAAGCACATAGGTCACACCTTCCAGGTCCAGTACAAGAAAGATACAGTCTCATGGGAG AAGAGCGTGATGGAGAAGCTTGAGAATGCCCACAGCATGTCGCTGCCACCACTGGAGCCCTCCACCAGGTACCAGGCGAGAGTGAGGGTCAAGCCCACCAGGGGCTACGACGGGGTCTGGAGCGAGTGGAGTGAGGAGCACTTCTGGGACACCGACTGGG TGCTACCCATGTGGGTCCTGGTGCTCATCCTGGTCATCGCCACTCTGGCCTTTTTCCCTGCCCTGCGCTTCTGCGGCATGTACGGGTACAG GCTGAACCGGAAGTGGGAGGAGAAAATCCCCAACCCCAGCAAGAGCCACCTGTTCCAG AACGGGAGTgctgggctctggctcccaggcaCCATGTTGGCACTCGCCAGCAGGAGCCCCCCGCACAAGGGGCTGCAGGGCAGCCACTTCCCTGAGCTGGACGG GATGTTCCCTGTCAACTACAGGCACAGCGAGGTGTCCCCTCTCACCACAGAGGACCCAAAGGACGTCTGTGAGTTGCCATGTGAGCCTGACACAACTCCGGCCACCTCGGACGCGTACTCGGGGCAGGCTCCGGGGCCCCAGCCAGGCCGGTCAGCCGCCGCCACAGGCAGGCCCGAGAGCCAGGCTTCCGGCTTCGACTTCAACGGCCCCTACCTGGGGCTGCCTCGCAGCCACTCCCTGCCTGACTTGGTGGGCCCCCCGGCACCCCCCCAGGCAGGCGGGAGCCAGAAGCCGCAGCCTTCGGGGTCCCTGGAGTATCTGTGTCTGCCGGCGGGAGGGCAGGTACAGCTGGTCCCGTTGGCCCAGGTGATGGGACAGCACCAGGCCAAGGATGCAGAGAGGAACCCTGCCCCGGGGGCTGAGGGGAACCCCTCCCTGGAGTCAGGGGCAGGCCTGGCCCCCTCTGTACCCAGGCTGATGGCAGGCGGTCAAGGCCCAGAGAACAGCCACAGCCCAAAGGACGGGGTGCTCACAGCTCTGCCCGCTGGCTCTGGGGGCCCCGAGGATGGCTTTTTGGCCTCTGGCTATGTCACCACTACAGACCTGGCACTCCCCTTGCCCACAGGGCTGCCATCTGTCCCCAAAGCTCACCCTCTGGGCCCGCCCTCAGACCAGAACCACAGCCTCAATCTTGGAGTGGCTGGTGGGCCCCCTGGAGCCTCAGCCCACAGGAAGCCCGAAATTGAGGGCTATGTGGATGTCCCTCCAACCCCAGACCAGTGTCCCAAGTCCCCTCTGGTCAGTCCCGCTCTTCCTACAGCCAGTAGCCCCATCCTGAACCCAGGGGAGCCCAGAGCAGAGGtggcccccgcctccccccacccggAGGGCCTCCTGGTCCTGCAGCAGGTGGGTGACTACTGCTTCCTCCCTGGCCTGGGATCTGGCCCTCTCTCGCCCCAGACTAAGTCCTCTTCCCCTGGTCCCTGTCCCGAGATTGAAGACCATGACCAGGTGTTCCAGGCCAAGAAGGCCCTGTGCCAGGCCATTCCCCAGATGCCAGCCATCCGGCACTTCAAAGCCCTCAAACAGCAGGACTATCTGTCATTGCCCTCCTGGGATGTCAGCAGGCCTGAGGAGGTGTGCTGA